GATTTCTGCGTAAACTAGAAGAATAACCCAAAAAAGCTTGACTGATACGTGATTAAATATCGCCTCATTCTTTTTAAGATGGATTTTGTAGAAACTCCTTATGCGAAGTCAAGGTATGAGTGCACAATCTGACCGACTAGGAAGAATGCCAAGTTTGGGTTCACTTGCAAAAATCTCCGTTGGATTAATTTTAATTGCAATCGTTTCTTCGGCTTTTGTTTATGCAGAGACCTCAACTGTTGAGGTAAATGGAGTCTCTTATGATGTTGATTATACTGGCACAGAAGTAACTGTTTCTTCAATGACTGCTGATGCTGATTTTGTTTCTTTAATTATTGAAGTGGATGTTACAGGTTCTCCGGGAACTTTGGAAATTACACTAGATAGAAACTTTTTTGATTCTGTTTATCAAGGTGAAGATGATGACTTTATCGTTTTAGTTGATGGTGATGAGCCAGAATATTCTGAAACAAATACCACAGATCAAAGTAGAACTCTAAGCATTTCCTTGCCTTTTGGAACTGAAGAGATTGAAATTATTGGCTCTCAATTTGGTTCATCTGAAGATACACCAGTAGAGGAAGAAGTTATTCAACCTGAAGAAGAAGTAACTCCACCAGTAGAGGAAGAAGTTATTCAACCTGAAGAAGAGGAAGAAACAATTCCTACACCTATTGAGAAACCAGTCGATGAGAAACCAAAGACAGAATGTGGACCTGGAACAATTCTACAAGATGGCGTTTGTGTTTTAGATGAAAGATGCGGACCTGGAACTGTTCTTGAAGATGGTGCGTGTGTAGTAGAACCAGTTACAGAGTCTGAAGTTGCACCTCAAGGATTAGGAAAACAACTAGTCATTGGAGTTATTGCAGGATTTATTATCGCAGGTATTGTTGGACTTGTTTTGGCTATAATGTCAAAAGCAAGTAAGAGTAAATAATCTAACAACTTAATTTCTCATTATTCATTAAATTACTAAATTCAAATCCTGAATATTGTAAAGTGGTAGTATATGGAATTATTCCAATAATTGGAGTACTGATGTTTACCGTTACATACAACTTGTTTGGGTCTATTCTGATATCCCCTCCATCAAATTCAAAATCTAAGTTCATGAACACATATTGCGCTGAGGTAAATTCTTCAGAGGAAAATACTCCTTTTTGAATAGCAGCTGATGTTGGGTTTATTGTGAGTGGGTATACGGTAAATATTCCGTTTTGTTTCATATCATAAAAAGTAATTATTTCAAATTTTTTAAAACTCGACCAATATGGCATTGTATTACAAAATTCTACATCTCCGCCATTTGATAATTCAAAAAAACTAAACTTGTCTTCACTCCATTTGAATTGTAACTGCTCTGCTGCAAAGATATTCAAAATAGAGTATGCAAATGGAATTATTATTACAATTATTGCTACTAGTGTTATCTTTGAGTATCGATTCATTTTTTAAATTACAATAATTTCTTTGTTAATTAAATATTGGATTGCTTTTGCTGCCTCGCCATCTGAAATTTTCTCTTCAAGCCACCATGCAACTACATTTTTTACCCAACTTGGTATGTGAATGTCTTGAAGATTCTTTTCACTTATGTTATCTGAAATATTGATTACTTTTTTATCTACAAATTTATTTATTGCATCTATGAAAAATCCATCTGATATCTGGTTGTTAATCCAACTAAATGCAAACTGTTTCATTACAGTTGAAATGCAAACATTTTCTGAATCCAACAAATCAAATGATATCGTATCTTCTCCGCCTGAATATTCTACATCTAAAGTATATTTTCCTGGAGGAAAAATTTCTGCCTCAAATGGCATCACAGATGGAATTGGAGTTTCTAAATTAGATATTGGAATTGGAATTGCACTACTTCCTTTTCCTGCTTGGTCTGTGATGTGTAAAATTGCCGGGTCTCCTGTAATTTCAGAGACTCTGATGGTGTAAAATAATTTTTCACAATAATTGTAAGTGGTCTTCTCCATTACAATTTCAACAGAGGGTATGGCGTAAACACTTGGTACAGTGCCAAAGACTACCAATGCCATGATGAGTATCCCTTGCTTTGCCTTCATCTGATTTTCTTTATGATTACTCAATAAAAATCTCAAATCTATGCTCAGAAATCCTTTTTAATGAAATATTATGACTTGAATTATCGAGTTTTCTGCGGATGCAAACTCTTTGGGTGCGGTTGAAATGCCCACTCAAGGAGCATTTTTGATATCTTAGCGGATGCTAGACGATTTAAGTTATTAAAGGGTGATTTTACTAAAATCGATATGCCTAGTATACAAGACAAGACTTGGATCAAACTATGGAAAGATAATACTCCAGAAATTAGAGACAGAGTAGTAGAATGGCGTAAAGATAATGCCATTACTCGTATAGATAGACCAAGTCGTTTGCAAAGAGCTCGCAGATTAGGTTACAAAGCAAAACAAGGCATTGTTGTTGTTAGGATGAGAGTCGGTACTGGTGGTATGCGAAAACAAAGACCAGTTGCTGGAAGAAGACCAAAACATCTTGGTGTTACTAGAATCAAAGCAGATGATGACATGAAGACAGTTGCAGTACGAAGAGTACTTGAAAGATATCCAAACATGAAACTTTTAGGTTCATACTTTGTTTACAAAGACGGTATGCATTACTGGTTTGAAGTTATCTTGGCAGATCCAATGCATCCACGAATTGCACAAGACAAAGAATTACGACAAAGAATTCCTCAAATCACCGCATAAATTGAAATCAATTTTATTCGTTTTACTTTTACTACTAGTAATTACACCTGCATTTGCTCAATTATCTGATAGGACTGGATTGGTAAATAGACTGGAAGTTAAAACTGGTGGACATTTTTTTGAAGTTCAAACAGTTTCAAACTTTGATATTTCAAATTATGAATTTGATGATGAACAAAAACGTCTTACTCTGTATGTCACAAGTGGTCTTGAAAATAATCTAAGTGAACTGTACATTCCACAATCTCTTTTGAGTGGAAATTTTACTTTTTACATAAATGGAGAAGAATATCATCCGAATGTAAAGATCAATGATCAAATTTCATTTATTACATTAAATTTTACAGGTTCTGGTGATAGTAAAATTGAGATTATAGGCACTGATTATCTTCGTGGATTAAATCAAACTATGCCTGATGAACCATCTAAAGAGATTGATAATGGTGGTGGCTGTCTTATTGCAACTGCGGCATATGGTAGTGAACTAGCTCCCCAGATACAACAACTACGTGAAATTAGAGACAATCAATTACTCAAAACAGAATCAGGAAAATTATTTATGAATTCCTTTAATGATGTGTATTATTCATTTAGTCCTGTAATAGCTGATTACGAACGTGAAAATCCAATTTTCAAGGAACTAGTAAAGATTGTAATTACTCCGATGATCTCATCTCTATCCATATTGTCATTATCTGATGATTCTGAAATTACGATGGTTGGATTGGGAATTTCTGTGATTATGTTAAACATTGGAATGTATTTTGTGGCTCCGACAATAGCAATTGTGAAATTAAAAAAGAAATTCTAAATTTACTCTGAAAACAAGATTTGCATTAATTTTACAAAATTTGAATTTGATTCAAAAATTTTACAAATCCTTAAGTTTGAACTAATTTGTATCACCGTATGAAAAAAACCACTAAAGGAGCTATTGCTGTTGCAATCAGTGTTGCTGCATTTTATGGAATAATGATAATGCTACTTAGTACTCCGTTTTGGGGATATTGATTTGAGATTTATTTTTATTTTGTCTGTATAGTGAATATTTGTGGATAATGAAAAGGTTGCATTAATTGGTGGATTTTGTATTGTTGTGATGTTGTCTGTGTTGCTTGTATTCCTTTAGATATTGGCTAAAATAGCGGTGATTTTACCACCTTCATTATTGGGAGAAAAAGAGGCGCTAGCATTTTTAAAAAAGAGTAATCAGTCTATCATTGCTGCTTGGGAATCTTACAAGGTACAGATAGGAACTACAGAGAATAAGCAGCTAAATGAAGTTTTTAGGCAGATGTTCAAAGCCTGGACTCTATCAAATCAACGAGCAATAGACCTTTTGGAAAATAAAAGTAAATCAAAGAAAGATAAAAAATCTAAATAATTTTATTCGCTTAACAATTTTCGAATGATTGAATCTACATTACCTGATTGTCCAAAGGAGACATCTCTCAAGATTCCCTTTCTATCCACTATGATCATCGAAGGTGTTCCTTGTAACGCAAATTTCTCAAAAGTTTCTGCTGAATATTCTTTTGATTTCATGTAATCTCTAACTCTTTGGATTATCTGTTTTCTATATTCTTCTGGCTGTGAATCAAACTCTGGAATTTGTCCGTAGATAAACTGCATTACTTTGTCATCACTTACTTTGCCATCTATCTTGGTTAGTTTGTCCATTGCTAATGGAAATGGAATCTTGTATGGTAGTTTACCTGCTTGTAGTTGGCCGTACATTGACAGTGCATCTTTTGTCTCTCCAATTACTTCGCCTGTCTCGACTAATTTTTTTAAATTATCCAAAGTATTTTTATCATAATCTTCAAAGGCAGTAGCTATTCCTATCACACGTACCCCATCATCTTTGTATTTGTTGTAGATGTTAATTGCCTCAGGTAGTGCATGCATAAAGCAGCCAGGGCAATTCACCTGAAATACCTCAACTAGTACGATGTGATCTTTTTCCTGATCAAAGTTTGTAGGAGCACCTTGAACCCAATCAGAGACTGCAAAATTTGGCGCTTTTTGTCCTATTACTACACTCATTGTTCGACGTTGATTTTTTTTCTTTTAAAAAGATAACGCATATTCAAGATGATGTACACATTTCGGGTAACCTAATATAGGATATAAAAAACCTGAAAGCAAAATGCAGGCAGTAACTCAAAACAGATTGGATCTATTTGCAGAGATGGAGGCAAAATATGAAAAAAAAGATACTGCCTACTTTGTGAATCTTTTAACTCATCCAGATTTTGTCATAAGAACTCGGGCTACTTGCATACTAGTTGATTTTGGTGGCGAAGATAAAGTTCCACATGTGGCGCGAGTTTTGAAAAATGATACAAATGAACTTGTAAGACATGAAGCAGCATTTTCACTTGGACAGATGTGTTTGTCCAGTTGCATTCCTCCTTTAGCAGATGCCACACTTAATGACCCTAGTTTGTTTGTAAGACATGAAGCTGCAATAGCACTTGGTGTAATTGGCTCAAAAGACGCAAAAGCAATTTTAGAAAAAGCGTTAAATGATCCAGAAACTCCCGTAGTAGAGTCTGCCGTGGTCGCATTATCCAATATTGAATTTATGGAAAAGTTAAGTAAGAATGAAAAGTTTGCAAAACTAACAGGTGGATAAGATGAATTTTACAGTTGGAATAATTGCAGCAGTGGGAGTTTTAGTAGCGATTAGTTTGGTTTTCATTTCAATGGATCCTGGATATATTGTAGAACCTGAAGCAAAACCTGTTGCATGTACTATGCAATATGATCCGGTTTGCGGTGTTGATGATATCACTTATGGTAATTCATGTATGTTAGGTGCAGCAAATGTACAACTTGCATATCCTGGTGAATGTGTGGTTCAAAAACCATTACAAGATGGATTTACCAGAATGACATCTACACAACATCCAGGAGTTGGCCATGAATCACATCAATCAGTTTCAGTCATTCCATTATCTGATACAGTTTATTCTGGCACATTACACTATGACGCATCTGAACCAATTCAACTAATTGCTTTACATGGTCCACTAAAAGATGGCGAAGCTAAAGGACAACCAACTTGGACTCCAGATGGTACAACAAAATATGCACTTACATTTGTAACTCCTGATAGTTCTATTGGAGAATGGAAGTTTGCAGGTAATGCAGTTGCAATTCACACAAAAAATACAACACCATTTACTGTTGATTACAAAGTTGATAGTTTGATGTCTGATACTGTAATGTCTGGAACTATGGATTCAGTACAAGACCCTGGAATGGGACATGAATCTCACCAAATTGCAGTAATTATTGCTCCATCAAGTGATGTCTATACTGGAATTCTTTCATACTCTGCATCTGAGCCAATTCAACTGATATCATTAAGAGGTCCAATTGGTCCTGATGAAAATCCAGAAAAAATTTGGACTGTAGATGGTACAAATATTTTTGAGATGACATTTGTTGATCCTCAAAATACAATGGGCTCTTGGGAGTTTTCAGGAAATGCACTTGCAGTTCACACTAAAAACACTACTCAGTTTACAGTAAGTTACTCTGTCAGTGCTACAAAATCACCTGGGATTATATCTCCAGTTATGACAATGCCTGCTCTTCCAACAACTCATACAGTTTCAATTCCGCAAGGTGTGTCATCTCCTGGATGTGAGACTAGTGATACTTGTTATCTGCCATATTCTTTAGAGATTAATGTTGGCGATACTGTCTCATGGAGTAATGATGATACTGCAGCACATACTGTGACTTCAGGAACTCCAGATGGAATGGATGGTCTATTTGATTCTGGATTGTTTATGTCTGGAACTACTTTCCCATTTACTTTTGATAATGCAGGAACATATCCTTACTTTTGTTTGGTTCATCCTTGGATGACTGGACAAATTGGCGTAAATGAATTTGAAGAGATGTATGTAAATCCAACTGAAGAACCTGTTGAAGAACCA
The DNA window shown above is from Nitrosarchaeum sp. and carries:
- a CDS encoding plastocyanin/azurin family copper-binding protein, yielding MNFTVGIIAAVGVLVAISLVFISMDPGYIVEPEAKPVACTMQYDPVCGVDDITYGNSCMLGAANVQLAYPGECVVQKPLQDGFTRMTSTQHPGVGHESHQSVSVIPLSDTVYSGTLHYDASEPIQLIALHGPLKDGEAKGQPTWTPDGTTKYALTFVTPDSSIGEWKFAGNAVAIHTKNTTPFTVDYKVDSLMSDTVMSGTMDSVQDPGMGHESHQIAVIIAPSSDVYTGILSYSASEPIQLISLRGPIGPDENPEKIWTVDGTNIFEMTFVDPQNTMGSWEFSGNALAVHTKNTTQFTVSYSVSATKSPGIISPVMTMPALPTTHTVSIPQGVSSPGCETSDTCYLPYSLEINVGDTVSWSNDDTAAHTVTSGTPDGMDGLFDSGLFMSGTTFPFTFDNAGTYPYFCLVHPWMTGQIGVNEFEEMYVNPTEEPVEEPIAEPVEEPAPVEEPIAEPTPEPTEKRSAPVEVTMALGSSSPGCETTNECYLPYTVEIYSGEPVVWINADSAAHTVTSGVNAVHDGLFDSGMIIPKETWENFFTDAGEYDYYCMLHPWMTGKVIVQ
- a CDS encoding 50S ribosomal protein L15e codes for the protein MPSIQDKTWIKLWKDNTPEIRDRVVEWRKDNAITRIDRPSRLQRARRLGYKAKQGIVVVRMRVGTGGMRKQRPVAGRRPKHLGVTRIKADDDMKTVAVRRVLERYPNMKLLGSYFVYKDGMHYWFEVILADPMHPRIAQDKELRQRIPQITA
- a CDS encoding thr operon leader peptide, encoding MNRYSKITLVAIIVIIIPFAYSILNIFAAEQLQFKWSEDKFSFFELSNGGDVEFCNTMPYWSSFKKFEIITFYDMKQNGIFTVYPLTINPTSAAIQKGVFSSEEFTSAQYVFMNLDFEFDGGDIRIDPNKLYVTVNISTPIIGIIPYTTTLQYSGFEFSNLMNNEKLSC
- a CDS encoding HEAT repeat domain-containing protein encodes the protein MQAVTQNRLDLFAEMEAKYEKKDTAYFVNLLTHPDFVIRTRATCILVDFGGEDKVPHVARVLKNDTNELVRHEAAFSLGQMCLSSCIPPLADATLNDPSLFVRHEAAIALGVIGSKDAKAILEKALNDPETPVVESAVVALSNIEFMEKLSKNEKFAKLTGG
- a CDS encoding peroxiredoxin family protein, which translates into the protein MSVVIGQKAPNFAVSDWVQGAPTNFDQEKDHIVLVEVFQVNCPGCFMHALPEAINIYNKYKDDGVRVIGIATAFEDYDKNTLDNLKKLVETGEVIGETKDALSMYGQLQAGKLPYKIPFPLAMDKLTKIDGKVSDDKVMQFIYGQIPEFDSQPEEYRKQIIQRVRDYMKSKEYSAETFEKFALQGTPSMIIVDRKGILRDVSFGQSGNVDSIIRKLLSE
- a CDS encoding CFI-box-CTERM domain-containing protein; the encoded protein is MKSILFVLLLLLVITPAFAQLSDRTGLVNRLEVKTGGHFFEVQTVSNFDISNYEFDDEQKRLTLYVTSGLENNLSELYIPQSLLSGNFTFYINGEEYHPNVKINDQISFITLNFTGSGDSKIEIIGTDYLRGLNQTMPDEPSKEIDNGGGCLIATAAYGSELAPQIQQLREIRDNQLLKTESGKLFMNSFNDVYYSFSPVIADYERENPIFKELVKIVITPMISSLSILSLSDDSEITMVGLGISVIMLNIGMYFVAPTIAIVKLKKKF